From the genome of Sphingopyxis sp. DBS4:
GCGGCGTGGCGGTGGCCGACGACGCCCGCCGCATCGCCTTCATCGATCGCGCGCTCGACGGGGTGCGCAAATGCCTCGACGAAGGCATATCGGTGCACAGCTATATCTATTGGTCGCTTCTCGACAATTTCGAATGGACGTCGGGTTATGCGGTTCCGTTCGGGCTCGCCGCGGTCGACCGACAGAGCTTCAGGCGCACGCCGCGCCCGAGTGCTTTCCATTTCGCCGCGATCGCACGCGCGAACCTTATCTAGGGTCAGGCATCCAGGACCGGGCGCGGCCGCCGCGCGGGCAACCGGAATCCATGCTGTCCGGATAATGTCAGGAAGGAGGGGCCTTTATCCCCCGTCCGCCACACTCGGTGGCCGCGACGGGGGAACAGGTTGTGTGTGCACAGGAAGAACAATAGGGGAACAAATATCGATCGTCAACCCCCTTCGGCATCCGTCGCGGCTGGTTGACGTAAACGTCAATTGGCGCCAAAGCCAAGCCAGAGCCGATAAGGGAAACAGCGAAAGGAACAGGAAATGGCCGAGCAGCCCCGCTTTGATCTGACCGGGCGTGTCGCGCTCGTGACGGGCGCGTCGTCGGGGCTCGGCGCCGGTTTCGCGCACGCGCTGGCGGCGGCGGGCGCGAAGGTCGTGCTTGCGGCGCGGCGCGCCGACAAACTCGCCGAGCAGGTCGCGGCGATCGAGGCGGCGGGCGGTCAAGCGATCGCGGTCAGCCTCGACGTCACCGACGAAGCCTCGACCAAGGCCGCTTACGACGCCGCCGAGGCGGCGTTCGGCACCGTCGACACGATCGTCGCCAACGCCGGGGTCGCGACCGAGAAGGTGGCGACGGCGCTGACGGTCGAAGAGGTCGACGGGCTGTTCGCCGCCAACGTGCGCGGCGTTTTCCTGACCGCGACCGAAGGCGCGCGCCGTCTCGAAGCGGCAGGCAGCCGTGACAAGCAAAACGGCCGCGTCGTCCTCATCGGCTCGATCACCGCCGAAAAGGTCTTTCCGGCGACCTCGGTCTATGGCGCGACCAAGGCGGCGGTGCGTCACATGGGCAAGGCGCTCGCGCGCGAATGGGCGCGGCGCGGGATCAGCGTCAACATCATCCAGCCCGGCTATTTCGAGTCGGAGATGACCGCCGACCTGTTCAACAGCGAGGCGGGCAAGAAGTTCGTCGCGACTTTCCCGCGCCAGCGCCTGCGCCCGCCGAGCGACCTCCACGCGCCGCTGCTGCTGCTCTGCTCGGACGCCGCACAGGGGATCA
Proteins encoded in this window:
- a CDS encoding SDR family NAD(P)-dependent oxidoreductase; translated protein: MAEQPRFDLTGRVALVTGASSGLGAGFAHALAAAGAKVVLAARRADKLAEQVAAIEAAGGQAIAVSLDVTDEASTKAAYDAAEAAFGTVDTIVANAGVATEKVATALTVEEVDGLFAANVRGVFLTATEGARRLEAAGSRDKQNGRVVLIGSITAEKVFPATSVYGATKAAVRHMGKALAREWARRGISVNIIQPGYFESEMTADLFNSEAGKKFVATFPRQRLRPPSDLHAPLLLLCSDAAQGITGSVITIDDGQTL